Below is a window of Vibrio gazogenes DNA.
CATACAAGAAACACCGGATTCATCGGCCAATTAAAGACTTATAATTCGGGATCAACATGTATGTCCCGACAAACTGAACGGCAGGTTTATCACCACTTTTGATGGTCACATTGACGATGATCCGAGCTTTACGCCCAGATTCAAGACGATCCAGATCACCACTAATATCATCTAATGAGGTCACTGCAAGCGGGTTATCACAAATGGGCAGCCGATAACGAATGTGACTATCGGCCATCACAATATCTCCATAAAGATTGCGTTCCCGCATGAGTAACCATGCCATTCCCCACCCTGTCAATGTCGCCAAGGTGAAAGCGGAACCGGCAAACATTGTGTTATGCGGATTGATATTGGGATTCATCGGGGCGTAACACTCGAACTGATAACCAGTGTACTGATTAATCTTGATCCCCATTTTTTCACTGATCGGGATCTGGTTTTCCCAACGTTCCTGCAACTCTGAACACCACTGCGGCTTACGCTGAACATTCGCCATCGGATCCAGTGTTTTCACCATCTGTTGATGCCGGACAGGCCCGCGTTCATCACTCAGTTCACCGCGACGCTCAAACCCGTTTTTCTCATAAAAAGCAATGGCATCTTCTCTGGCATTACATACCAAGCGTTTCGCGCCTTCTTGACGGGCAAGCGATTCTAACGTCACCAAGAGCAGTGACCCCATTCCTCGACTCCGGCGATTGGCTTTTACCGCCATATAACGAATCTGTCCTTCACAATCAGGGGTAATGTACAATCGGCCGACTGCCATAGGGCGCCCCCGACTATCAACAATCATCCGATGATGACTCATTGGATCATATTCGTCCCGTTCTGATCCCAACGGTAAATGCCATGGTTCACGTAGCATTTGCCAGCGAAATAAATAGTATTTACTCAGCTGGTTCTCCGTCTGAGGACTAATAATCTTAAACATGAACTGTCCCTATCTTATTGATTAAACCTGTAACCAGAAGGTCACCGGCCCATCATTGACCAACGCCACTTTCATATCCGCGGCAAAGCGTCCTCTCTCCGTAGGAAGAACGCTTGTACATTGCTCAGCGAAATAATCGTACAAACGCTCAGCATCGGCTGGTGCCGCACCACGAGAAAACCCAGCGCGTGTTCCCTTTTTCGTATCTGCCGGTAATGTAAATTGTGAAACCACTAAAACTTTGCCCCCGATTTGTTGAACATTGAGATTCATTTTCCCCTGTTCATCTTCAAATACCCGGTAGGTCGTCACCCGTTCAACCAGACGTTTAGCCTTAGCTTCATCATCATCTTTTTCAACGCCCAGCAATACCAACAATCCTTGCCCAATATTTCCCACAACCGAGCCATCCACAGTGACGGATGCTTCACTTACTCTCTGAATCAGTGCGATCACAATGTCTTCCTTTTTCTCCACCATTATCAGCCGATTGTTCGGATTTTAGCATATCTGCTTGCCAAGATTCATATTCACCCAGCGCGGCTGTTACTTCCGCGCCCAATAAGACAATCAACCAAGAAAAATATACCCAGATAAAGAGAATCGGAATCGCGGCTAATGCCCCGTATATGAGCTGATAAGATGGAAAGTGTGTAATATAGGCAGCAAACCCCGCTTTACTGATTTCAAACAGTAACGCGGCAACCAGCGCCCCTGACAGAGCATGACCCAACTTCACTTTTTTATTCGGAACAAGGACGTACAACCCGGTAAATGCAGCAAACGAGAGTAAGAATGGCAGCCTTCTGAGTACCCACTGAGAAAATCCATGAAAGGTTTCATTGGAAACCAAGTTCAATGACGTAATGTAGGATGTCACAGCAAGACTCGCCCCAACCAGAAGCGGGCCTAACGTTAAAACCATCCAATACATTGAAAAAGAGAAAACCCAGCGACGCTTCTGATCAACCCGCCAGATGTAATTCAACATTTTATCAATATTAGAAATCAACGTTAGTGCAACGACAAATAGGAATAATCCCCCCAACGCTGTCATTTTGCTCGTATTCGATACAAAATCATGCAACGCCTGATTGACAGCTTCACCAGCAGCCGGCAAGAAATGAGTAATAACAAACGTTTGAATGACTTCCCCGGCATCATTAAAAGCAGAGAACGCAGATAAGACTGAGAGTAAAACCGCCACCATCGGAACGAAGGACAACAACGAGATATATGCCAGATATCCCGCATTGACCTGAATACGATCATGAATCACCCGACGCCATAAATATCGGGAAAAAACAACGCCAGTATCGATGATTTGTTTTGTATTCAACACAGAGACCTCATCAGCACGCGTAGTTTTATAGATAACAACATTGTTGTTTTAAAGATGATATATGAGTCAAAGGCATAATTTTATCCCTTTCTTATATCAATTGAGCAAGAATATGCATTTAGATTAGCAGGATATTCACTGAGTGACTATCTCATCGCACTGATAAAAAAGGCGGAAACAATGTTCCGCCTTTATTACATCATCAGTCTGTCTATAAAGACTTACTTTCCACCGCGATACGCTCTTTTACGATCATTTTCAGTAAGATGTCTCTTACGAATTCGGATGCTCGCAGGCGTCACTTCAACCAGCTCATCATCATCGATAAATTCTATCGCTTGCTCTAGTGTGAATTTAATCGCAGGAGATAGAACCTGCGCTTCATCAGTACCAGAAGCACGAACGTTGGTCAGTTGCTTACCTTTCAAACAGTTTACAGTTAAATCATTCGAACGGTTATGAATACCAATAATTTGCCCTTCATAAACTTCATCAGCGTGTTCAGCGAATAGACGTCCACGTTCCTGCAAGTTAAACAATGCGTAAGTAAGCGCTTTACCCGTCGCATTAGAGATCAACACGCCATTGTTACGTTGACCAATAGTGCCACCTTTGTGTGGACCATAATGATCAAAAGTATGGTAAAGCAGACCTGAACCGGAAGTCAGCGTCATAAACTCTGTTTGGAAACCGATTAAGCCACGAGAAGGCATCGCAAAGTCCATCCGAACACGACCTTTGCCGTCCGGAGACATATCTTTCAATTCACCTTTACGCATGCCAATATTTTCCATGATGCCACCTTGATGCTCTTCCATCACATCAATAGTCACCACTTCAAAAGGTTCAAGTAACTGGCCATTCTCTTCTTTCAGAATAACTTCAGGACGAGAAACCGCGAGTTCAAAGCCTTCACGACGCATATTTTCGATCAAAATCGATAGATGCAATTCACCACGACCGGACACTCTGAATTTGTCTGGATCGTCAGTTTGTTCAACGCGTAGTGCCACATTATGAACCAACTCTTTTTCCAGACGCTCCAAAATATTACGAGATGTAACATATTTCCCTTCTTTACCGGCAAACGGTGAAGTATTCACTTGGAAAGTCATCGTGACTGTCGGCTCATCAACCGAAAGTGCCGGCAATGCTTCCACGTTATTTACATCACAAATCGTGTCTGAAATTTTCAGCTCACCCAAACCAGTAATCGCAACGATGTCACCAGCAGTCGCCCGCTCAACTTCGTGTCGCTCAAGCCCTAGATACCCCAGAACCGTCCCGACTTTACCGTTTCTCTTCTTACCATCTGCACCAATAACACTCACTTGCTGGTTCGCTTTGACAGTTCCGCGAGAGACTCGGCCAACACCGATAACACCAACATAAGAGCTATAATCCAGCTGGGAAATTTGCATCTGCAACGCCCCATCAAGATCAACATTCGGAGAATCGACATTATCAACAATGGTTTGGAAAAGGGGTTCCATATTTTCGCCCGTTTCGCCTTCTTCTAGCGAAGCCCAACCATTCAGTGCCGATGCGTAAACCACTTGGAAGTCCAACTGCTCATCCGATGCACCTAGATTATCAAACAGGTCAAATACTTGATCCATTACCCAATCAGGGCGAGCGCCCGGTCGGTCAATCTTGTTGATAACCACAATCGGTTTCAAACCATGTGCAAAGGCTTTTTGAGTAACGAAACGAGTTTGTGGCATTGGGCCATCAACGGCATCAACAATAAGCAGAACAGAGTCAACCATAGACATAATACGTTCAACTTCACCACCGAAATCCGCGTGTCCGGGGGTGTCAACGATATTGATATGGTAATCGTGCCAGTTAATCGCTGTATTCTTAGCTAGGATTGTAATTCCACGCTCTTTCTCAATATCATTCGAGTCCATGACTCGTTCTTCAACTTCACCGCGAGACTGTAAAGTTCCGGATTGTTGTAATAGCTTATCAACCAAGGTCGTTTTACCGTGGTCAACGTGCGCAATGATCGCAATATTTCTTAGTTTATCAATCTGTGGTGTTGTCATGGATTCATCATCATTGTAAAAGTTCAATTCCCGTTCTTTGATGTAGCTGGATTTCGGGATAAAAAAAACGCTCAATAATGTACCAGATTTTGAAGAAATGCCCAGAAATATGTGATCTAAAACAGGCTTATTTCTTCTATTCGTACATTAAGTCACTCTTCTAGAGTTTAGTCTTTGGAATCCATCACGTTCAAAAATAGTGGTGATCACAACTTTTCACGACCAGAAAGCAGAAAAAACCATCAAATGCAGTTTGACAAATTGCCTATTCATAGGGCTGAATAGAGAGGCGGTTGACAACTATTGGTGCAACTGAAATCCAAACGCACCATATTAGTGCAATGCGCAAATCATTTTAGTGCAATGATTGATAACTGAAAGCTCATTATCTTATTAATGCATTGAATTAAAAGGATTTTTAATCATGGCACGATTTTGGCTAGTAAAGTTTTAGCTTTAGTTAACGTGATAAACACAAAGTTAATTGATGCTTAAACCAAGTCGAGCTTTTACCGATTTTTTAACACTGGAGGTTGTCCAAGATGTCAGTAGAAAATGTTCTATCGCTGATCCAAGAAAACGAAGTTAAGTTTGTTGATTTACGCTTTACAGATACAAAGGGTAAAGAGCAACACGTTTCTATTCCTGCTCACCAAATCGATGCTGACTTCTTCGAAGAAGGTAAAATGTTTGATGGTTCATCTATTGCCGGCTGGAAAGGAATTAACGAATCTGACATGGTCCTGATGCCAGATGCCTCAACTGCTGTTTTAGACCCATTTACAGAAGACTCCACATTAAATATCCGTTGTGACATTTTAGAGCCGGCAACCATGCAAGGCTACGACCGTGACCCACGTTCGATTGCACAACGCGCTGAAGAATACATGCGCTCTACAGGTATTGCGGACACCGTGCTATTCGGTCCTGAACCAGAATTCTTCCTGTTTGACGATGTAAAATACTCAACTAGCATGTCCGGTTCTTTCTACAAAATCGATGACATAGAAGCTGCATGGAACACGGGTTCAGAAATCGAAGGTGGAAACAAAGGTCACCGTCCGGGTATTAAAGGGGGTTACTTCCCTGTTGCTCCAGTTGACTCATCTCAGGATATCCGTAGTGCTATGTGTCTGATCATGGAAGAGATGGGACTGGTTGTTGAAGCACACCACCACGAAGTCGCAACCGCCGGTCAGAACGAAATCGCTTGTCGTTTCAACACCATGACACAGAAAGCAGATGAGATCCAAATCTATAAGTATGTTGTTCATAACGTTGCTCATGCATTTGGTAAGACTGCGACTTTCATGCCGAAACCGCTTGTCGGCGACAACGGTTCTGGTATGCACTGTCACCAATCTCTGGCAAAAGATGGTGTTAACCTATTTGCTGGTGATAAGTACGGCGGTTTGTCTGAAACAGCCTTGTTCTACATCGGTGGTATCATCAAACATGCTCGTGCAATCAACGCATTCGCGAATGCTTCAACAAACTCATACAAACGTTTGGTTCCAGGATTCGAAGCGCCAGTTATGCTTGCTTACTCTGCTCGTAACCGCAGTGCATCGATCCGTATTCCTGTTGTGCCAAGCCCTAAGGGACGTCGTATCGAAGTTCGATTCCCAGACCCAACAGCGAACCCATATCTGGCTTTTGCTGCGATGCTGATGGCTGGTCTAGACGGAATTAAGAACAAGATTCACCCTGGAGATTCAGCAGATAAAGACCTGTATGATCTGCCTGCAGAAGAAGCCGCACAAATCCCAACTGTTGCAGAGTCTTTCCAACAAGCATTGGAAGCTTTGGATGCGGATCGTGAATTCTTGACTGCGGGTGGTGTGTTCTCTGATGATTTCATCGATTCTTACATTACTCTGAAATCAGATGATGTAACTCGTATCAATATGACAACTCACCCACTTGAATTCGACATGTACTACTCTGTATAAGTTCACAATTCATATCTATATTATTAGGCCCGCCTCTGGCGGGCTTTTTTACACCAAGTGAAGATTACTTATTGAAATATCATCATAAATCTTTTCGCAAACCTCACAAACAAAGAGCATATCAGGCAAGATAATTGCATTCATATCTAATGTAATAAACCATGGCTACAGTTGTCGTGAAATTGGACCAAAGTGCTGTTGAACTGACTGATTTCAAAGAAGAGAGACTTGTATTTATCCCTTAGTTAGCCATACTCATTCTATTAACGCACCATTTGTGTGCAATGCGTCATTTTGGAACATGGTGACCACTCATGAGTAGTGAACTTAGTACAACAATATTGAACAATATTGTGACATCCACACTGATACTGGATGAGTCTTTATGTGTCCGCTATGCGAATCCTTCAGCAGAGCAGCTATTCTCACAAAGTGCCAAGCGGATTATTAATCAACCCTTATCCAACCTAATTCAACATGCATCTCTTGATCTCGCGCTCCTCTCACAACCATTGCAGAGCGGCCAAAGTATTACCGACAGTGACGTAACATTTGTAGTCGATGGTAAACCCCTGATGCTAGAGGTCACGGTTAGCCCGTTAACTTGGCAAAAAAAATTAATGTTGTTAGTTGAGATGAGGAAAATCGGTCAACAACGTCGTTTGAGTCAGGAATTAAACCAACATGCCCAACAACAGGCCGCAAAGTTACTCGTACGAGGATTGGCCCATGAGATTAAGAATCCACTGGGGGGATTACGAGGGGCTGCGCAATTATTAGAAAGGATGCTCCCAAATCAGAGTCTGACAGAATACACACAAATTATTATTGAACAGGCTGACCGACTTCGATCTTTGGTTGATCGGCTCCTTGGGCCTCAAAAACCAGGGAAAAAACAGTCTGAAAATTTGCACTTAATTCTAGAGAAAGTCCGTCAATTGATCGAACTCGATGCCCGTTCTCATCTTGTGATTGAACGCGATTATGACCCAAGTTTGCCCAATATCATAATGGATATGGATCAAATTGAGCAGGCACTACTGAATATTGTCAGTAATGCTGCACAAATTTTGTCATCACAACAACATGGAAAAATTACGCTTCGCACCAGAACAGTGCATCAAGCGAATATACATGGACAACGACACAAACTTGCGGCCCGAATTGAAATTATCGATAACGGACCGGGGATTCCAAACGAGTTGCAAGATACGCTTTTCTATCCAATGGTCAGCGGAAGAGAAGGGGGTAGCGGGCTGGGATTATCGATTTCTCAAAATTTAATTGATCAACATAATGGCAAGATCGAGGTTGAAAGCTGGCCGGGACGGACCATTTTTACCATCTATCTACCGATAAATTAATGATGATCCGTTCAATGATAGAACCAATGAACGAACCATTAACGGAACAAAAATTTTAACGCTTAGCGAACGTTAGTGACAGATGCTGTTTAAGGAATACTGATTATGAGTAAAGGATACGTATGGGTTGTCGATGACGATAGCTCTATTCGATGGGTGATGGAAAAAACCCTGTCTTCAGCCAACATTAAATGTGAAACTTTCTCCGATGCAGAGAGTGTTCTGATGGCTCTGGAAAGAGAATCTCCTGACGTATTAGTATCCGACATACGCATGCCTGGTATTGATGGTATCGAGCTATTACATCAAGTCCACTCTCGTTCACCAGAGCTCCCTGTAATCATTATGACGGCTCATTCTGATCTAGATGCCGCAGTAAACGCCTATCAAAAAGGCGCCTTTGAATACCTCCCCAAGCCTTTTGATGTTGATGAAACACTCACACTAGTTGAACGCGCCATTGCTCATGGTCAAGAGCAGCGAAAAGATCAGTCGGGTCATCTGATACATACAGATAATACCCCAGAGATTCTTGGAGAGGCACCGGCTATGCAAGAAGTCTTCAGGGCCATTGGACGTCTTTCACGTTCTTCAATTTCCGTATTAATCAATGGTGAATCAGGAACAGGGAAAGAGCTGGTCGCCCATGCTTTACATCGGCATAGTCCACGCGTGCAAAAGCCGTTTATTGCCTTAAATATGGCTGCCATTCCGAAAGACTTGATTGAGTCAGAGTTATTCGGGCATGAAAAGGGAGCATTTACCGGTGCAAACAATGTCAGACAAGGTCGATTTGAACAAGCGAATGGCGGAACGCTATTTCTAGATGAGATAGGTGACATGCCGCTCGATATTCAAACTCGATTGCTGCGCGTGCTGGCTGATGGGCAGTTTTATCGTGTTGGTGGGCATTCAGCAATCAAAGTAGATGTTCGAATCGTTGCTGCAACGCATCAGAACCTTGAGAAACTTGTCCATCAAGGTAAGTTCCGAGAAGATCTGTTTCACCGCTTAAACGTCATCAGAATTCAAATTCCTGCACTCAGAGAGCGTCGTCAGGACATCGAAAAGCTGGCTAAACATTTCTTAGCACTTGCGGCCAAGGAGCTCGGTGTTGAAATGAAAACACTGCATCCAAAATCATTGGAGATTCTCAATCGTCTTGATTGGCCGGGTAATGTACGGCAGTTAGAAAACATGTGTCGTTGGCTAACGGTCATGGCAAGTGGTACAGAAGTCCTTCCTAATGACTTACCCTCAGAACTGTTATCAGAAAAGAAAAATGTTGAATTCGATAATGATTCCAGCTGGCAGAAACAATTAGACGCGTGGGCAAGAACGGCACTGTCTGCCGGTGAAACGGATCTCTTATCCTATGCTTTACCTGAATTTGAGCGAATCCTTTTAGAAGCGGCATTAAACCATACCAATGGACATAAACAAGATGCAGCAAAAGTGTTAGGGTGGGGGCGAAATACATTGACTCGAAAATTAAAGGAACTCTACTAAACCTCACCTATTCTTGTTGAAAATAAAAAGTCTGCTTCAGTGGCTATATTGCTATTTCTCTATCCAATAGCAATATAGCCACTGTTTACCACAACTCAACGATGAGTCATATATTGCAAAAAGCGGTTTAGGACATCACTATATGCTTAAACGAAAGTACTGATTCGCTTATGTTGTAAGTTGTAAACAAGGCTATAACGGACAAAAGGGAGTTGGTGAAGTAGCTTTCTCTTCACGGATAAGCGGACGGGACTCGAACCCGCGATTGCCTCACGGCAGCGTGACAGGCCGCTGTTTTTAAAAAGAAAGGCTAACCCACTGAACGACCGCGCAACTCGGACTGTCGATGAAACGTAATACCAATCGCACTAATTAATTGGTCAACATGGTCCAATCTCTAAAGCAGAGTGAAATGACTCTGCTTTTGTCTGCACAAAAACGATTCCAAGCACTACACAGCTTGTCGACAATATCGTCATAACATTCAAAACACCTATTGGCTATTTCGTTCTGACGTAACCAACTCCATACCTGCTCTATTGGATTCAGTTCCGGTGAATAGGACGGTATATGAATGATAGTCACGTTCTTGAATGAATCGGCAAGATAACTTTGATGCCAACTGGCTTGATCCATGATGACGACAGCATGTTTGTCCGTGGGTGTTGATTGAGAAATGAGCCTGAGTTGCTCTTTCATTGCTTCCATGTTGCTCATCGGCACAACAATAGCTTCAGTTTCTCCGGTATTAACGCACACCGCTCCAAAGAGGTACGCATACTCAAATTGCTGTTGTTGTACCGCTCTGGGGCGAGTCCCTTTTTCTGCCCATATTCGGGTGGTTGTGTTGCGCTGGCCAAATCTGGCTTCATCTTGAAACCAGATTTGAACATCTTTTAAAGCCACATGTCCTGGGATCTTAAGGATCGTTTCGATTTGGAATTTTTTTAAAAGCTTCTTGCGCTTCTACAGATTGCTTTGGGTGCTTTGAACGCGTTGTTATCCAAACTAAATCAAGCTTTCTCAATATTTTATAGATACCTGATAAGCTGTACGATAGGCCAAATTCCTCATGTATGAATTCAATAATATCTGTTCCCTGTAGTCTTCCACCTTCAGGCTTAATCGCATTGGAAGTTATGTACAGCTTTAACTGAGATAGCTGGTCTTCAGTCAGTCGTGGAGGACGGCCTGTATGCTGCTTTTCTACTAAGCCTTCAACACCGTTCTTCAAATAAGTCACCACCCAGTTATTGACACTGGTACGACTGACTTTTAAATATTTGGCGATCTGAGTGCGGCTTTTTCCATCCACGAAATGAGATATAGCAAGAAGTCTCGTACGCATCCTAGCATCAGATGTTTCACGAATAAGTTTTGGGAAGTCAGAGGTCATCATATCAGCTCCTATTGAAGTTGACATTAGATCATAAAATTAGTGCGATTGGTATAAGAATGGGACTCTATCCGCCAGACACAAAAAACCCTGACATCGCTATCAGGGTTTCAAAATAAGTGGCGGAGCGGACGGGACTCGAACCCGCGACCCCCGGCGTGACAGGCCGGTATTCTAACCAACTGAACTACCGCTCCGCATTGGTTAGCTTGGTGCTAAATTAAAGCCTGGCGATGTCCTACTCTCACATGGGGAGACCCCACACTACCATCGGCGCTGTTTCGTTTCACGACTGAGTTCGGCATGGAGTCAGGTGGGTCCAAAATGCTATCGTCGCCAAGCAAATTCTTTCAATTCGAAAAGCTGATTCTCTCTCTACACAATCAAGTCTCTTAATGAGCCCTAAAACCCCTTCGGTGTTGTATGGTTAAGTCTCACGGGCAATTAGTACAGGTTAGCTCAACGCCTCACAGCGCTTACACACCCTGCCTATCAACGTTCTAGTCTCGAACAACCCTTCAGGACGCTTTAAGCGCCAGGGAGAACTCATCTCAAGGCTCGCTTCCCGCTTAGATGCTTTCAGCGGTTATCGATTCCGAACTTAGCTACCGGGCAATGCGATTGGCATCACAACCCGAACACCAGAGGTTCGTCCACTCCGGTCCTCTCGTACTAGGAGCAGCCCCTTTCAATTCTCCAACGCCCACGGCAGATAGGGACCGAACTGTCTCACGACGTTCTAAACCCAGCTCGCGTACCACTTTAAATGGCGAACAGCCATACCCTTGGGACCGACTTCAGCCCCAGGATGTGATGAGCCGACATCGAGGTGCCAAACACCGCCGTCGATATGAACTCTTGGGCGGTATCAGCCTGTTATCCCCGGAGTACCTTTTATCCGTTGAGCGATGGCCCTTCCATTCAGAACCACCGGATCACTATGACCTGCTTTCGCACCTGCTCGAGCCGTCACTCTCGCAGTTAAGCGGGCTTATGCCATTGCACTAACCTCACGATGTCCAACCGTGATTAGCCCACCTTCGTGCTCCTCCGTTACTCTTTGGGAGGAGACCGCCCCAGTCAAACTACCCACCAGGCACTGTCCTCACCCCAGATAATGGGGCCAAGTTAGAACATCAAACATACAAGGGTGGTATTTCAAGGTCGGCTCCACAATCACTAGCGTGACTGCTTCAAAGCCTCCCACCTATCCTACACATGTAGGCTCAATGTTCAGTGCCAAGCTGTAGTAAAGGTTCACGGGGTCTTTCCGTCTAGCCGCGGGTACACTGCATCTTCACAGCGATTTCAATTTCACTGAGTCTCGGGTGGAGACAGCGTGGCCATCATTACGCCATTCGTGCAGGTCGGAACTTACCCGACAAGGAATTTCGCTACCTTAGGACCGTTATAGTTACGGCCGCCGTTTACCGGGGCTTCGATCAAGAGCTTCGACCGTAGTCTAACCCCATCAATTAACCTTCCGGCACCGGGCAGGCGTCACACCGTATACGTCATCTTACGATTTTGCACAGTGCTGTGTTTTTAATAAACAGTTGCAGCCACCTGGTATCTGCGACTCTCATCAGCTCCATCCGCAAGGGACTTCACCGTCAAGAGCGTACCTTCTCCCGAAGTTACGGTACCATTTTGCCTAGTTCCTTCACCCGAGTTCTCTCAAGCGCCTTGGTATTCTCTACCCGACCACCTGTGTCGGTTTGGGGTACGATTTCTTGTGAACTGAAGCTTAGAGGCTTTTCCCGGAAGCATGGCATCAATGACTTCACATCCGTAGATGCTCGACATCGTGTCTCAGCCTATTGTAGAGCCGGATTTGCCTAACTCTACAGCCTACGCACTTGAACCTGGACGACCGTCGCCAGGCCCACCTAGCCTTCTCCGTCCCCCCATCGCATTCACAACAAGTACGGGAATATTAACCCGTTTCCCATCGACTACGCTTTTCAGCCTCGCCTTAGGGGTCGACTTACCCTGCCCCGATTAACGTTGGACAGGAACCCTTGGTCTTCCGGCGGGGAGGTTTTTCACCCCCCTTGTCGTTACTCATGTCAGCATTCGCACTTCTGATACCTCCAGCATGCTTTACAACACACCTTCAACGGCTTACAGAACGCTCCCCTACCCAATGCGATAAATCGCATTGCCGCAGCTTCGGTTTACAGCTTAGCCCCGTTACATCTTCCGCGCAGGCCGACTCGACTAGTGAGCTATTACGCTTTCTTTAAATGATGGCTGCTTCTAAGCCAACATCCTAGCTGTCTGAGCCTTCCCACATCGTTTCCCACTTAGCTGTAATTTGGGACCTTAGCTGGCGGTCTGGGTTGTTTCCCTCTCCACGACGGACGTTAGCACCCGCCGTGTGTCTCCCGGATAGTACTTACTGGTATTCGGAGTTTGCAAAGGGTTGGTAAGTCGGGATGACCCCCTAGCCTTAACAGTGCTCTACCCCCAGTAGTATTCGTCCGAGGCGCTACCTAAATAGCTTTCGGGGAGAACCAGCTATCTCCGAGTTTGATTGGCCTTTCACCCCTAGCCACAAGTCATCCGCTAATTTTTCAACATTAGTCGGTTCGGTCCTCCAGTTGATGTTACTCAACCTTCAACCTGCCCATGGCTAGATCACTCGGTTTCGGGTCTATATCCAGAGACTAAACGCGCAGTTAACACTCGCTTTCGCTACGGCTCCCCTAATCGGTTAACCTTGCCACTGAATATAAGTCGCTGACCCATTATACAAAAGGTACGCAGTCACACCACGAAGGTGCTCCTACTGCTTGTACGTACACGGTTTCAGGTTCTATTTCACTCCCCTCACAGGGGTTCTTTTCGCCTTTCCCTCACGGTACTGGTTCACTATCGGTCAGTCAGGAGTATTTAGCCTTGGAGGATGGTCCCCCCATCTTCAGACAGGATATCACGTGTCCCGCCTTACTCGTTTTCACTTCAACAACGCCTTCGGTTACGGGGCTATCACCCTCTATCGCGTGCCTTTCCAGACACTTCACCTAACGCTGTAAAAGCTTAAGGGCTACTCCGATTTCGCTCGCCGCTACTGTCGGAATCTCGGTTGATTTCTTTTCCTCGGGGTACTTAGATGTTTCAGTTCTCCCGGTTCGCCTCATCAGGCTATGTATTCACCTGATGATACATGCTGCTGCATGTGGGTTTCCCCATTCGGAAATCGTAGATTCAAGTGGCTCTTACTGCCTCATCTACGCTTATCGCAAGTTAGTACGTCCTTCATCGCCTCTGACTGCCAAGGCATCCACCGTGTACGCTTAGTCACTTAACCATACAACCCGAAGAAGTTTCGAGCTGCATTATCAGTAACCTAGGTGTC
It encodes the following:
- the glnL gene encoding nitrogen regulation protein NR(II); its protein translation is MSSELSTTILNNIVTSTLILDESLCVRYANPSAEQLFSQSAKRIINQPLSNLIQHASLDLALLSQPLQSGQSITDSDVTFVVDGKPLMLEVTVSPLTWQKKLMLLVEMRKIGQQRRLSQELNQHAQQQAAKLLVRGLAHEIKNPLGGLRGAAQLLERMLPNQSLTEYTQIIIEQADRLRSLVDRLLGPQKPGKKQSENLHLILEKVRQLIELDARSHLVIERDYDPSLPNIIMDMDQIEQALLNIVSNAAQILSSQQHGKITLRTRTVHQANIHGQRHKLAARIEIIDNGPGIPNELQDTLFYPMVSGREGGSGLGLSISQNLIDQHNGKIEVESWPGRTIFTIYLPIN
- the glnG gene encoding nitrogen regulation protein NR(I), with the protein product MSKGYVWVVDDDSSIRWVMEKTLSSANIKCETFSDAESVLMALERESPDVLVSDIRMPGIDGIELLHQVHSRSPELPVIIMTAHSDLDAAVNAYQKGAFEYLPKPFDVDETLTLVERAIAHGQEQRKDQSGHLIHTDNTPEILGEAPAMQEVFRAIGRLSRSSISVLINGESGTGKELVAHALHRHSPRVQKPFIALNMAAIPKDLIESELFGHEKGAFTGANNVRQGRFEQANGGTLFLDEIGDMPLDIQTRLLRVLADGQFYRVGGHSAIKVDVRIVAATHQNLEKLVHQGKFREDLFHRLNVIRIQIPALRERRQDIEKLAKHFLALAAKELGVEMKTLHPKSLEILNRLDWPGNVRQLENMCRWLTVMASGTEVLPNDLPSELLSEKKNVEFDNDSSWQKQLDAWARTALSAGETDLLSYALPEFERILLEAALNHTNGHKQDAAKVLGWGRNTLTRKLKELY
- a CDS encoding IS630 family transposase (programmed frameshift) — protein: MMTSDFPKLIRETSDARMRTRLLAISHFVDGKSRTQIAKYLKVSRTSVNNWVVTYLKNGVEGLVEKQHTGRPPRLTEDQLSQLKLYITSNAIKPEGGRLQGTDIIEFIHEEFGLSYSLSGIYKILRKLDLVWITTRSKHPKQSVEAQEAFKKFQIETILKIPGHVALKDVQIWFQDEARFGQRNTTTRIWAEKGTRPRAVQQQQFEYAYLFGAVCVNTGETEAIVVPMSNMEAMKEQLRLISQSTPTDKHAVVIMDQASWHQSYLADSFKNVTIIHIPSYSPELNPIEQVWSWLRQNEIANRCFECYDDIVDKLCSAWNRFCADKSRVISLCFRDWTMLTN